In Parasteatoda tepidariorum isolate YZ-2023 chromosome 2, CAS_Ptep_4.0, whole genome shotgun sequence, one DNA window encodes the following:
- the LOC107439416 gene encoding uncharacterized protein: MTVIQLLTICVGLFFAQGIQGTELDYSGTTDKGLEEYDTKLSNFLIEILENFRDQMPFGIPDIGVPAVDPLVIPNIDEKINEKVAQLEFRMRELNITGISKFRLQSLKADLVRGFANISITLPEMEADGHCYMNGKVLNIFPINSDGPFFIQVKQVQISGYGDLNVTMGEHTRIHMNDLNLHLTFDSLKIEFQSLLGGGRWTKMLLKLVSGLGPKLFIHFHEEAMTELNKALLKLINKELDKGTLSELLDLIPS, translated from the exons ATGACTGTTATTCAGCTTTTGACAATATGTGTTGGGTTATTTTTTGCCCAGGGAATTCAAG GAACAGAATTGGATTACTCTGGAACTACAGATAAAGGTCTCGAAGAATATGACACCAAACTTTCCAACTTCCTGATAGAGATCCTGGAGAATTTCCGGGATCAAATGCCTTTTGGGATTCCGGACATAGGCGTCCCAGCCGTAGATCCTCTCGTCATACCCAACATTGACGAAAAGATCAACGAGAAGGTCGCTCAGCTGGAATTTCGAATGAGGGAACTCAACATCACGGGCATCTCAAAATTTCGTCTCCAGAGTTTGAAAGCGGATTTGGTGAGGGGCTTCGCCAATATAAGTATAACACTGCCAGAAATGGAAGCCGATGGACACTGTTACATGAACGGAAAGGTCCTCAATATATTTCCCATTAACAGTGATGGACCTTTCTTCATACAGGTTAAACAG GTACAGATTTCAGGTTACGGAGATTTAAATGTAACGATGGGGGAACACACTCGCATCCACATGAACGACTTGAACCTACACTTAACATTCGATTCCCTGAAAATCGAATTTCAGAGCCTTTTGGGTGGCGGAAGATGGACGAAAATGCTTTTGAAACTGGTGTCTGGACTGGGACCGAAGTTGTTCATCCATTTCCACGAAGAGGCAATGACCGAATTGAACAAAGCATTACTCAAACTTATCAATAAGGAATTGGACAAGGGGACACTCTCTGAGCTCTTGGATCTCATACCATCGTAG
- the LOC107439414 gene encoding zinc finger protein OZF-like: MCDKTFVRKSSLLSHIHTREKIYSCSVCGKTFSLKNTLYKHSQVHTGVRAYPCNICDKSFKQKSNLNQHLRIHTGEKPYSCSICYETFASKSNLVRHSLVHTGETAYSCSVCGKTFKQKCNLNQHLHLHTGEKPYSCTACGEKFTFKSNLAQHFHTHTGDKLYSCEVCNKNFSRKNHLDQHSHIHTGEKPYSCSECDKTFSTKSSLNRHSFVHTGDKPYSCNVCDKAFNQRNNLTIHILHVHAPR; encoded by the coding sequence ATGTGTGATAAAACATTCGTAAGAAAAAGTAGTTTACTCTCTCATATTCATACTAGAGAGAAAATATATTCGTGTAGTGTGTGTggtaaaactttttcattgaaaaatacgTTATATAAACATTCTCAAGTTCATACTGGAGTAAGGGCTTATCCTTGCAATATTTGTGATAAATCTTTCAAgcagaaatctaatttaaatcaacATTTGCGTATTCATACGGGAGAAAAGCCTTATTCATGCAGTATATGTTATGAAACATTTGCatctaaaagtaatttagtaAGACATTCtcttgttcatactggtgaaacAGCCTACTCTTGTAGTGTCTGTGGTAaaacttttaagcaaaaatgtaacttaaatcAACATTTGCATCTTCATACAGGAGAAAAGCCTTATTCATGTACTGCATGTGGtgaaaaattcacatttaaaagtaatttagctCAACATTTTCATACACATACAGGAGATAAACTTTATTCGTGTGAAgtgtgtaataaaaatttctctcgAAAAAATCACTTAGATCAACATTCTCATATTCATACTGGAGAAAAACCTTATTCATGTAGTGAATGTGATAAAACGTTTTCTACTAAGAGTAGCTTAAATAGACATTCTTTTGTTCACACTGGAGATAAGCCTTATTCATGTAATGTTTGTGATAAAGCTTTTAATCAAAGGAATAATTTAACTATCCACATTCTCCATGTTCATGCACCTAGATAA